A genomic window from Herbiconiux aconitum includes:
- a CDS encoding DNA-directed RNA polymerase subunit beta', which translates to MLDVTTFDELRIGLATADDIRKWSHGEVKKPETINYRTLKPEKDGLFGEQIFGPSRDWECSCGKYKRVRFKGIVCERCGVEVTKSSVRRERMGHIELAAPVTHIWYFKGVPSRLGYLLDMAPKDLEKVIYFAAYMIISVDEDGRHADMPGLENELRLEIKTLSDQRDVRIAERLTRLETDLAELENEGAKADQKRRTKDGAEKEMAQARKAYDDQISQLERVWEDFRNLKVGELKPEDAIFHELQDRYGMYFEAYMGAEAIKKRLEAFDLVTEGENLRLQISEGKGQKKIRAIKRLRVVSSFLATGNSPAAMVLDVVPVIPPELRPMVQLDGGRFATSDLNDLYRRVINRNNRLRRLLDLGAPEIIVNNEKRMLQEAVDALFDNGRRGRPVTGTGNRALKSLSDMLKGKQGRFRQNLLGKRVDYSGRSVIIVGPQLKLHQCGLPKQMALELFKPFVIKRLIDLSHAQNIKAAKRMVERSRPQVWDVLEEIIRERPVLLNRAPTLHRLGIQAFEPQLVEGKAIQLHPLVCAAFNADFDGDQMAVHLPLSVEAQAEARILMLASNNILKPSDGRPVTLPTQDMIIGLHHLTTIKEGALGEGRAFSSIAEAILAFDQKTLDLNANVRIRLTDVHFHDEERPEGYVDGPVLVDISLGRALFNEALPADYPLTRDVADKGMLSGIVNDLAERYPKVEVAASLDRIKDAGFYWATRSGVTVALSDILTPPNKREIVAGYEKQAAKVQGQFEKGLTTDLERRQELIQIWTKATEEVAQAMRDNFPKDNTINRMVSSGARGNWLQIRNIAGMRGLVNNPKGEIIPRPIISSYREGLSVAEYFIATHGARKGLADTALRTADSGYLTRRLVDVSQDVIIREPDCGTSRGLDLPIAIEEAPGVWVRDANVENSVYARSLAADAVNEKGEVVAEAGSDVGDVLIDKLVAAGVRNIKVRSVLTCESAVGVCATCYGRSLATGNLVDIGEAVGIIAAQSIGEPGTQLTMRTFHTGGSASADDITQGLPRVQELFEARTPKGASPIVEAAGRVTIEDTDRSRKVILTPDNGDEPIAYPVLKRATLLIEDGQHVELGEQLIIGAVDPKEVLRVKGVREVQKHLVGGVQGVYRSQGVPIHDKHIEVIVRQMLRKVTVVEHGDTDLLPGELVDRSRYTEVNRATLAEGKKPASARQEVMGITKASLATESWLSAASFQETTRVLTQAAMEGKSDPLVGLKENVIIGKLIPAGTGLQKYRNVTVEATEEAKAERYPNRIFTDDSVFSEADLSFVDFDSFSSDDYTPGTYN; encoded by the coding sequence GTCCGTCGTGAGCGCATGGGCCACATCGAGCTCGCCGCTCCGGTCACCCACATCTGGTACTTCAAGGGCGTTCCCTCGCGCTTGGGCTACCTGCTCGACATGGCGCCGAAAGACCTCGAGAAGGTCATCTACTTCGCCGCGTACATGATCATCTCGGTCGACGAAGACGGTCGCCACGCCGACATGCCGGGCCTCGAGAACGAGCTGCGGCTCGAGATCAAGACCCTGTCCGACCAGCGTGACGTGCGCATCGCCGAGCGTCTGACGCGCCTGGAGACCGACCTCGCCGAACTCGAGAACGAGGGCGCCAAGGCCGATCAGAAGCGCCGCACGAAGGATGGCGCCGAGAAGGAGATGGCCCAGGCCCGCAAGGCCTACGACGACCAGATCTCCCAGCTCGAGCGGGTGTGGGAAGACTTCCGCAACCTCAAGGTCGGCGAGCTCAAGCCGGAAGACGCGATCTTCCACGAGCTCCAGGACCGCTACGGGATGTACTTCGAGGCCTACATGGGCGCCGAGGCCATCAAGAAGCGCCTCGAGGCCTTCGACCTCGTCACCGAGGGCGAGAACCTGCGCCTGCAGATCTCGGAGGGCAAGGGTCAGAAGAAGATCCGCGCCATCAAGCGTCTGCGTGTCGTGAGCTCCTTCCTGGCCACCGGCAACTCGCCGGCCGCCATGGTGCTCGACGTGGTGCCGGTCATCCCGCCGGAGCTGCGCCCGATGGTGCAGCTCGACGGTGGCCGCTTCGCGACCAGTGACCTCAACGACCTCTACCGTCGTGTGATCAACCGCAACAACCGTCTGCGTCGTCTGCTCGACCTCGGGGCTCCCGAGATCATCGTGAACAACGAGAAGCGGATGCTGCAGGAGGCCGTCGACGCACTGTTCGACAACGGCCGCCGTGGTCGCCCCGTCACCGGAACCGGCAACCGCGCCCTGAAGTCCCTGAGCGACATGCTCAAGGGAAAGCAGGGTCGTTTCCGCCAGAACCTGCTGGGCAAGCGCGTCGACTACTCGGGTCGTTCGGTCATCATCGTCGGTCCGCAGCTGAAGCTGCACCAGTGCGGTCTGCCCAAGCAGATGGCTCTGGAGCTGTTCAAGCCGTTCGTGATCAAGCGCCTGATCGACCTGAGCCACGCTCAGAACATCAAGGCCGCGAAGCGCATGGTCGAGCGCAGCCGTCCGCAGGTGTGGGACGTGCTCGAGGAGATCATCCGCGAGCGCCCCGTTCTGCTGAACCGTGCACCGACGCTTCACCGTCTCGGCATCCAGGCCTTCGAGCCTCAGCTCGTGGAGGGCAAGGCGATCCAGCTGCACCCGCTCGTCTGCGCCGCGTTCAACGCGGACTTCGACGGTGACCAGATGGCCGTCCACCTTCCGCTGTCGGTCGAGGCCCAGGCCGAGGCCCGCATCCTGATGCTCGCGTCGAACAACATCCTGAAGCCGTCGGATGGCCGCCCGGTCACCCTGCCGACCCAGGACATGATCATCGGTCTGCACCACCTCACCACGATCAAGGAAGGGGCGCTCGGCGAAGGCCGCGCGTTCTCCTCGATCGCCGAGGCGATCCTGGCATTCGATCAGAAGACGCTCGACCTCAACGCCAACGTGCGCATCCGTCTCACCGACGTGCACTTCCACGATGAGGAGCGCCCCGAGGGCTACGTCGACGGCCCCGTGCTGGTCGACATCTCGCTCGGCCGCGCACTGTTCAACGAGGCCCTCCCGGCCGACTACCCGCTCACGCGGGACGTCGCCGACAAGGGGATGCTGTCCGGGATCGTCAACGATCTCGCTGAGCGCTACCCCAAGGTGGAGGTTGCTGCATCTCTCGACCGCATCAAGGACGCCGGTTTCTACTGGGCCACCCGCTCGGGTGTCACGGTAGCGCTCTCCGACATCCTGACTCCGCCGAACAAGCGCGAGATCGTGGCGGGCTACGAGAAGCAGGCCGCCAAGGTGCAGGGCCAGTTCGAGAAGGGTCTCACGACCGACCTCGAGCGTCGCCAGGAGCTCATCCAGATCTGGACGAAGGCCACCGAAGAGGTCGCGCAGGCCATGCGCGACAACTTCCCGAAGGACAACACCATCAACCGCATGGTGTCCTCCGGTGCTCGTGGTAACTGGCTGCAGATCCGCAACATCGCCGGTATGCGTGGACTCGTGAACAACCCGAAGGGTGAGATCATCCCTCGCCCGATCATCTCCTCGTACCGCGAGGGATTGTCGGTGGCGGAGTACTTCATCGCGACGCACGGTGCCCGTAAGGGTCTGGCCGACACGGCCCTCCGTACCGCCGACTCGGGTTACCTCACGCGTCGACTCGTCGACGTGTCGCAGGACGTCATCATCCGTGAGCCCGACTGTGGCACGTCGAGGGGTCTCGACCTCCCGATCGCCATCGAAGAGGCTCCGGGTGTCTGGGTTCGCGACGCCAACGTCGAGAACTCGGTCTACGCCCGCTCGCTCGCCGCTGACGCGGTGAACGAGAAGGGTGAGGTCGTGGCCGAGGCCGGAAGCGACGTCGGAGACGTTTTGATCGACAAGCTGGTCGCCGCGGGCGTGCGCAACATCAAGGTGCGCTCCGTGCTGACCTGCGAGTCGGCCGTCGGTGTCTGCGCGACCTGCTACGGCCGGTCGCTGGCCACCGGAAACCTCGTCGACATCGGAGAGGCCGTCGGCATCATCGCGGCCCAGTCGATCGGCGAGCCCGGAACCCAGCTCACGATGCGTACCTTCCACACCGGTGGATCGGCTTCGGCCGACGACATCACGCAGGGTCTTCCCCGTGTGCAGGAGCTCTTCGAGGCACGCACCCCCAAGGGTGCGTCGCCCATCGTCGAGGCCGCCGGTCGCGTCACCATCGAAGACACCGACCGCAGCCGCAAGGTGATCCTCACGCCCGACAACGGCGACGAGCCGATCGCGTACCCGGTGCTGAAGCGTGCCACCCTCCTCATCGAGGACGGGCAGCACGTGGAGCTCGGTGAGCAGCTCATCATCGGCGCCGTCGACCCGAAGGAAGTCCTTCGAGTCAAGGGCGTGCGCGAGGTGCAGAAGCACCTCGTGGGCGGTGTCCAGGGCGTCTACCGTTCGCAGGGTGTGCCGATCCACGACAAGCACATCGAGGTCATCGTCCGACAGATGCTCCGCAAGGTCACCGTCGTCGAGCACGGCGACACCGACCTGCTCCCCGGTGAGCTCGTCGACCGGTCGCGGTACACCGAGGTGAACCGCGCCACGCTCGCCGAGGGCAAGAAGCCCGCATCGGCTCGTCAGGAGGTCATGGGTATCACCAAGGCGTCCCTCGCGACCGAGTCGTGGCTGTCGGCCGCGTCATTCCAGGAGACCACGCGTGTTCTCACGCAGGCCGCCATGGAGGGCAAGTCCGACCCGCTGGTGGGCCTGAAGGAGAACGTGATCATCGGAAAGCTGATCCCGGCCGGAACCGGTCTCCAGAAGTACCGCAACGTCACCGTCGAGGCGACCGAAGAGGCCAAGGCCGAGCGCTACCCGAACCGCATCTTCACGGATGACTCGGTGTTCTCGGAGGCGGACCTGTCGTTCGTCGACTTCGATTCGTTCTCGAGCGACGACTACACACCGGGTACCTACAACTAG